From Streptomonospora salina, the proteins below share one genomic window:
- a CDS encoding acyl-CoA dehydrogenase family protein: MSDFDLFSITEEHKELREAVRAVADDKIAPHAAEVDERSEFPQAAHDALVSTDFHAAHIPDAYGGVGADALATCIVIEEVARACASSSLIPAVNKLGTMPLILGASEDVKQRYLKPVADGEAMFSYGLSEREAGSDTASMRTRAEADGDEWVLNGQKSWITNAGVSRYYTVMAVTDPDGKRGGNVSAFVVHADDPGFSVGEPERKLGIKGSPTRELHFDNVRIPGDRLVGGVGEGLKIALRTLDHTRITIGAQAVGIAQGALDHAVAYAKERKQFGSAIADFQGIQFMLADMAMKLESARQMVYAAAAKSERNDSDLAFFGAAAKCQASDAAMEITTDAVQVLGGAGYVKDFPVERMMRDAKITQIYEGTNEIQRLVMARQLLK; the protein is encoded by the coding sequence ATGAGCGACTTCGACCTGTTCAGCATCACCGAGGAGCACAAGGAACTGCGCGAGGCGGTACGCGCCGTCGCCGACGACAAGATCGCGCCGCACGCGGCCGAGGTCGACGAGCGCTCGGAGTTTCCCCAGGCCGCCCACGACGCGCTCGTAAGCACCGACTTCCACGCCGCGCACATCCCCGACGCCTACGGCGGCGTCGGCGCCGACGCCCTGGCGACCTGCATCGTCATCGAGGAGGTGGCCCGCGCCTGCGCGTCGTCCTCACTGATCCCGGCCGTCAACAAGCTCGGCACGATGCCGCTGATCCTGGGCGCCTCCGAAGACGTCAAGCAGCGCTACCTGAAGCCGGTGGCCGACGGCGAAGCGATGTTCTCCTACGGCCTGTCCGAGCGCGAGGCCGGCTCCGACACCGCGAGCATGCGCACCCGCGCCGAAGCCGACGGCGACGAGTGGGTCCTCAACGGCCAGAAGTCCTGGATCACCAACGCCGGTGTCAGCCGGTACTACACCGTCATGGCCGTCACCGACCCCGACGGCAAGCGCGGCGGCAACGTCAGCGCCTTCGTGGTCCACGCCGACGACCCCGGCTTCTCCGTCGGCGAGCCCGAACGCAAGCTGGGCATCAAGGGCTCGCCCACCCGCGAACTGCACTTCGACAACGTGCGCATTCCCGGCGACCGGCTCGTCGGCGGCGTCGGCGAGGGCCTGAAGATCGCACTGCGCACCCTCGACCACACCCGCATCACGATCGGCGCCCAAGCCGTGGGCATCGCCCAGGGCGCACTCGACCACGCGGTGGCCTACGCCAAGGAGCGCAAGCAGTTCGGCTCGGCCATCGCCGACTTCCAGGGCATCCAGTTCATGCTCGCCGACATGGCGATGAAGCTGGAGAGCGCCCGCCAGATGGTCTACGCCGCCGCGGCCAAATCCGAGCGCAACGATTCCGACCTGGCTTTCTTCGGCGCCGCAGCCAAATGCCAGGCCTCCGACGCGGCGATGGAGATCACCACGGACGCGGTCCAGGTCCTGGGCGGCGCGGGCTATGTCAAGGACTTCCCGGTGGAGCGCATGATGCGCGACGCCAAGATCACCCAGATCTACGAGGGCACCAACGAGATCCAGCGCCTGGTGATGGCCCGCCAACTGCTGAAATAG
- a CDS encoding TIGR03668 family PPOX class F420-dependent oxidoreductase, which yields MRWNARQCREAFARARVARLATADAEGRPHLVPVTFALLGGEGVPDTVVVAIDHKPKRTTAVRRLANIAANPQVCLLADEYSDDWERLWWVRADGRARIVEAGADPERTPAEHRAAVRSLQERYSQYRETPPTGPVIAAEVDRWSGWSFR from the coding sequence ATGCGCTGGAACGCCCGACAGTGCCGGGAAGCCTTCGCCCGCGCGCGGGTCGCGCGCCTTGCCACGGCCGACGCCGAAGGCCGGCCGCACCTGGTGCCCGTGACCTTCGCCCTGCTCGGCGGCGAGGGAGTCCCCGACACGGTGGTCGTCGCGATCGACCACAAGCCCAAGCGCACGACCGCTGTGCGCCGACTGGCCAACATCGCCGCCAACCCGCAGGTGTGCCTGCTCGCCGACGAGTACTCCGACGACTGGGAGCGGCTCTGGTGGGTGCGCGCCGACGGCCGCGCCCGCATCGTCGAAGCCGGCGCCGATCCGGAGCGGACGCCCGCCGAGCACCGCGCCGCGGTCCGGAGCCTGCAGGAGCGCTACTCCCAGTACCGGGAGACGCCGCCCACCGGTCCCGTCATCGCCGCCGAGGTCGACCGCTGGTCGGGGTGGTCGTTCCGCTGA
- a CDS encoding serine/threonine-protein kinase — translation MTNESSEPGRLLSGRYRLAELIGEGGMGRVWEGVDELLDRPVAVKELIVPAQLPEAEVEVARTRMLREARHAARISHPSIITVFDVVEIGGSPWIVMELVRGPSVGDLVKSEGVVDPERAARIGVQLAAALAVAHEHGIVHRDIKPANVLLARGDRAVLTDFGIAHLDGSSHLTSTGLLVGSPSYLAPEQAHGEPAAPATDMWSLGVTLYQAVEGVTPFHRDTPMATLTAIVTAEVPPPRSAGALAPVVERLLSKDAEQRPSAHEAARMLQEAAESGAGARNGRIGAPAASAASAAAGPAGGGAPGQGVRRRTVWAVLGGSAAVAAVFGLVVWLGALDGSAGEAGTASGSPAPGDDRPSASAPQQSAGPDQGGDGGGDGDGGGDGGGEPDLPDTEEYEDGTGFSVDIPENWAYDRREGTSVFFDVPSGGYLQIDQADDPAADAETDWREQESAISQNFSGYELVGIDRLSGDSTDDYVSAADWEFTFDGSGGRMHAVNRAFHTEEKGYALFLVSPEEDFPRNRAILDEMTGSFDPAD, via the coding sequence ATGACGAACGAGAGCAGCGAGCCCGGACGCCTGCTGTCCGGCCGCTACCGCCTGGCCGAACTGATCGGCGAGGGCGGCATGGGCCGTGTGTGGGAGGGCGTAGACGAGCTCCTGGACCGCCCGGTGGCGGTCAAGGAGCTCATCGTCCCTGCGCAGCTTCCCGAGGCCGAGGTCGAGGTGGCCCGGACCCGGATGCTGCGGGAGGCCCGCCATGCCGCCCGGATCAGCCACCCCTCGATCATCACGGTCTTCGACGTGGTCGAGATCGGCGGGTCCCCGTGGATCGTCATGGAGCTGGTGCGCGGGCCCTCGGTGGGCGACCTGGTCAAGAGCGAGGGCGTCGTCGACCCCGAGCGGGCGGCGCGCATCGGCGTGCAGTTGGCTGCGGCGCTCGCGGTCGCCCATGAGCACGGCATCGTGCACCGCGACATCAAGCCCGCCAACGTGCTCCTCGCCCGCGGCGACCGTGCAGTGCTCACCGACTTCGGCATCGCCCACTTGGACGGCTCCAGCCACCTCACCAGTACCGGCCTGCTCGTCGGATCCCCCAGCTACCTGGCGCCGGAGCAGGCGCACGGCGAGCCGGCGGCTCCCGCCACCGACATGTGGTCGCTGGGCGTGACCCTTTACCAGGCGGTCGAGGGCGTGACTCCGTTCCACCGGGATACGCCTATGGCCACTCTGACGGCCATCGTCACCGCGGAGGTGCCCCCGCCGCGGTCGGCCGGTGCGCTCGCTCCGGTCGTGGAGCGGCTGCTGAGCAAGGACGCCGAACAGCGTCCCTCGGCGCACGAGGCCGCCCGCATGCTGCAGGAGGCCGCCGAGAGCGGGGCGGGCGCGCGCAACGGCCGCATAGGGGCGCCTGCCGCCTCGGCCGCCTCCGCGGCGGCCGGACCCGCGGGCGGCGGCGCCCCCGGGCAGGGGGTCCGACGCCGCACCGTCTGGGCGGTGCTGGGCGGTTCGGCGGCTGTGGCCGCCGTCTTCGGCCTCGTGGTGTGGCTGGGCGCGCTCGACGGGTCCGCCGGCGAAGCCGGTACCGCGAGTGGGAGCCCGGCGCCCGGCGACGACCGGCCGTCGGCCTCGGCGCCGCAGCAGAGCGCCGGACCGGACCAGGGCGGCGACGGTGGCGGCGACGGCGACGGTGGCGGCGACGGCGGCGGCGAGCCCGACCTGCCCGACACCGAGGAGTACGAGGACGGCACCGGGTTCTCCGTCGACATCCCCGAGAACTGGGCCTACGACCGCCGCGAGGGCACGAGCGTCTTCTTCGACGTCCCCTCCGGCGGTTATCTGCAGATCGACCAGGCCGACGACCCGGCCGCCGACGCCGAAACCGACTGGCGCGAACAGGAGTCCGCGATCTCGCAGAACTTCTCCGGCTACGAGCTGGTGGGCATCGACCGGCTGAGCGGGGATTCCACCGACGACTACGTCAGCGCCGCCGACTGGGAGTTCACCTTCGACGGTTCGGGCGGGCGCATGCACGCCGTCAACCGCGCCTTCCACACCGAGGAGAAGGGTTACGCGCTCTTCCTGGTCTCGCCCGAGGAGGACTTCCCCCGCAACCGGGCGATCCTGGACGAGATGACCGGTTCCTTCGACCCCGCCGACTGA
- a CDS encoding TFIIB-type zinc ribbon-containing protein has product MICPKCQGRMQTFDRMGIHLEQCESCRGIFLDRGELEQIISAEQRHYGAPAAPGPSGTAGAPPPVQPYRDSPAPYSGGGGHHPGGYQDSPRPYSGGYQDSPRPYGQRRRKKSFLEQLFD; this is encoded by the coding sequence GTGATATGCCCTAAGTGCCAAGGCCGGATGCAGACATTCGACCGGATGGGGATCCACCTCGAGCAGTGCGAAAGCTGCCGCGGTATCTTCCTCGACCGGGGCGAGCTCGAACAGATCATCTCCGCCGAGCAGCGCCACTACGGTGCCCCCGCTGCGCCCGGCCCGTCCGGGACCGCGGGCGCGCCTCCGCCGGTGCAGCCCTACCGCGACTCCCCCGCCCCCTATTCGGGCGGCGGCGGACACCATCCCGGCGGCTACCAGGACTCCCCACGCCCCTACAGCGGCGGCTACCAGGACTCCCCGCGCCCCTACGGCCAGCGCCGCCGCAAGAAGAGTTTCCTGGAACAGCTCTTCGACTGA
- a CDS encoding AAA family ATPase, whose product MNPLICPHCGDFTDRPDVDATASEGAVVRCARCGCRAPFRRLPLLCVTGPSGTGKSTVARLLLERLSTGFVVLEQDLLWTGGLRDSGTEHPLFRTTWLRTAAMIHQNGRPVVLCGTVVPPELEGLPERALFSGIRYLALTCEPDVLAARLRARPAWREWDGPRIAEMLEYARWVGDTAHEMDPPVELLDTTRVPVADTADDVARWAVRAAADGGAPVPGDGGTATGSADGPAPG is encoded by the coding sequence GTGAACCCGCTGATCTGTCCGCACTGCGGCGACTTCACCGACCGTCCCGACGTCGACGCGACCGCCTCGGAAGGGGCGGTCGTACGCTGTGCGCGATGCGGCTGCCGCGCGCCGTTCCGGCGCCTGCCGCTGCTGTGCGTCACCGGTCCCAGCGGCACCGGAAAATCCACGGTGGCGCGGCTGCTACTGGAGCGGCTGTCGACCGGTTTCGTCGTGCTGGAGCAGGACCTGCTGTGGACGGGCGGGCTGCGCGACTCCGGCACCGAGCACCCGCTGTTCCGCACCACATGGCTGCGCACCGCCGCGATGATCCACCAGAACGGCCGCCCGGTCGTGCTGTGCGGGACCGTGGTACCCCCGGAACTGGAGGGGTTGCCCGAGCGCGCGCTGTTCTCCGGAATCCGCTACCTGGCGCTGACCTGCGAACCCGACGTGCTCGCCGCGCGGCTGCGCGCACGCCCGGCCTGGCGGGAGTGGGACGGGCCCCGCATCGCCGAGATGCTCGAATACGCCCGGTGGGTGGGCGATACCGCGCACGAGATGGATCCGCCCGTGGAGCTGCTGGACACCACCCGCGTGCCGGTGGCGGACACCGCCGACGACGTCGCCCGCTGGGCGGTTCGCGCGGCCGCAGACGGCGGCGCCCCCGTGCCCGGGGACGGCGGGACCGCCACCGGATCCGCCGACGGCCCCGCGCCCGGATAG
- a CDS encoding cytochrome P450 has translation MPIDPEDDRVTDGCPYAELYTPEFQRDPKRVYDRMRDAYGPAAPAMLEPGVRGWLVVDYATIVAWCRDTATFSRDARRWNDWRDGLVSDDAGVLGMMEYRPNVLFADGDEHRRLRRAVTDAFGKVDSAETAAYTARTAEALIDGFCQLGEADIVEEYARVLPLLVMNRMFGFDEESGRRFTAALAAVVDAADSGRANAELERIASEIVARKRKHPGDDATSWLMEHRAGLSDEEVLQHLVLVVGAGVEPTADLIGNAVRMVLIDPEFRGDIAEGRVDVEDALEHVLWHEPPMVGYPVMFPVSDVPLANGAVMPAGSPVLLGYAAANRSMAGAPSGEAAAGTANRAHLSFGVGPHRCPAQDLATMIATTALRVLLRRLPEMRPAAGAAEPEWRPSPFARSLARLPVSFTPQAPVQEEAPWKERAVPPDSGEEDGVPVRETLSDLLSMLRRKR, from the coding sequence ATGCCCATCGACCCCGAGGACGACCGAGTGACCGACGGATGCCCCTACGCAGAGCTGTACACCCCTGAGTTCCAGCGGGACCCGAAACGCGTCTACGACCGCATGCGCGACGCCTACGGGCCGGCCGCGCCGGCCATGCTCGAACCCGGCGTCCGCGGATGGCTGGTCGTGGACTACGCGACCATCGTCGCCTGGTGCCGCGACACCGCGACGTTCAGCCGCGACGCCCGGCGCTGGAACGACTGGCGCGACGGGCTGGTCTCCGACGACGCCGGCGTTCTGGGCATGATGGAGTACCGGCCCAACGTGCTCTTCGCCGACGGCGACGAGCACCGTCGCCTGCGCCGAGCCGTCACCGACGCTTTCGGCAAGGTCGACTCCGCGGAGACCGCCGCCTACACCGCCCGCACCGCCGAGGCGCTGATCGACGGATTCTGCCAGTTGGGCGAGGCCGACATCGTCGAGGAGTACGCCCGTGTGCTGCCGCTGCTGGTCATGAACCGGATGTTCGGGTTCGACGAGGAAAGCGGCCGGCGGTTCACCGCCGCTCTCGCGGCGGTCGTCGACGCTGCGGACTCCGGGCGTGCCAACGCCGAGCTGGAGCGCATCGCCTCCGAGATCGTCGCCCGCAAGCGCAAGCACCCCGGCGACGACGCCACCTCGTGGTTGATGGAGCACCGGGCGGGCCTCAGCGACGAGGAGGTGCTGCAGCACCTCGTGCTGGTGGTGGGGGCGGGCGTGGAGCCCACGGCCGACCTCATCGGCAACGCCGTGCGCATGGTCCTCATCGACCCGGAGTTCCGCGGCGACATCGCCGAAGGGCGCGTGGACGTCGAGGACGCACTCGAACACGTCCTGTGGCACGAGCCGCCGATGGTCGGCTATCCGGTGATGTTTCCCGTATCCGACGTGCCGCTGGCCAACGGGGCCGTCATGCCTGCGGGATCGCCCGTCCTGCTGGGGTATGCGGCCGCGAACCGGTCGATGGCCGGTGCGCCGTCCGGAGAGGCGGCGGCGGGAACAGCCAACCGCGCCCACCTGTCGTTCGGGGTCGGTCCGCACCGGTGCCCGGCTCAGGACCTCGCCACCATGATCGCGACCACCGCGCTCCGGGTGCTGCTGCGCCGGCTGCCCGAAATGCGCCCGGCCGCGGGTGCCGCCGAGCCCGAGTGGCGCCCCTCCCCGTTCGCGCGGTCGCTCGCCCGCCTGCCGGTCTCCTTCACTCCCCAGGCGCCCGTACAGGAGGAGGCTCCGTGGAAGGAGCGCGCCGTGCCGCCGGATTCCGGGGAGGAGGACGGGGTCCCGGTGCGGGAGACCCTGTCCGATCTGCTGTCGATGCTGCGCCGCAAGCGGTGA
- a CDS encoding heavy metal translocating P-type ATPase, producing MSSESAELTYTPEEPAHRIDLAIGGMTCASCANRVEKKLNKLDGVTAEVNYATEKARVSYAGGVTVDDLVATVEKTGYSAEPPPPSDAERGGDSGGTAAADDERDPLRALRTRTIVSLLLSAPVIVMAMVPALQFTYWQWASLTLAAPVVVWGALPFHRAAAANLRLGQATMDTLVSMGTLAAFGWSLYALFLGTAGEPGMTHAFTFAIERGGGAGDVYLEVAAGVTSFILLGRYFEARSKRRAGDALRALLELGAKDVAVMRDGGEERIPVGELAAGDLFAVRPGEKIAADGRVEDGTSAVDRSMLTGESVPEEVGPGSEVAGATVNAGGRLLVRATRVGSDTQLAQMARLVEEAQSGKAEVQRLADRVSGVFVPIVIVLAAATLGVWLAAGIGGVAAAFTAAVAVLIIACPCALGLATPTALLVGTGRGAQLGILIKGPEVLEQTRRVDTVVLDKTGTVTTGRMALAGVTAAAGVDAAEALRLAGAVEDASEHPIGRAVAAGALQRGGELPGVEGFAAIGGSGVEGEVEGRRVLVGRPALLAERGMALPEELERAAEEERRDGRTAVAVGWDGAARAVLAVADALKPTSAEAVSRLRSLGLRPVLLTGDTSGVAEAVAAEVGIDEVVAEVLPEDKVAVVRRLQEEGRSVAMVGDGVNDAAALAQADLGLAMGTGTDVAIEAGDLTLVRGDLRVAADAIRLSRRTLATIRGNLFWAFGYNVLALPLAAAGMLDPMIAGAAMALSSVFVVSNSLRLRAFRPLAGAGGTGGRESGADGAGPSPARERRAGPAR from the coding sequence ATGAGCAGTGAAAGCGCCGAGCTCACGTACACGCCGGAGGAGCCGGCACACCGGATCGATCTCGCCATCGGCGGTATGACCTGCGCTTCGTGCGCGAACCGGGTCGAGAAGAAACTCAACAAGCTCGACGGCGTCACCGCCGAGGTCAACTACGCCACGGAGAAGGCCCGGGTCTCCTACGCCGGCGGCGTCACCGTCGACGACCTCGTCGCCACCGTCGAGAAGACCGGCTACTCCGCCGAACCGCCCCCGCCCTCCGACGCCGAACGCGGCGGAGATTCCGGCGGCACCGCCGCGGCCGACGACGAGCGGGATCCGCTGCGCGCGCTGCGCACGCGCACGATCGTCAGCCTGCTGCTGTCGGCCCCGGTCATCGTCATGGCCATGGTGCCCGCTCTCCAGTTCACCTACTGGCAGTGGGCCTCCCTCACCCTCGCCGCGCCGGTCGTGGTCTGGGGCGCTCTGCCGTTCCACCGGGCGGCCGCCGCGAACCTGCGGCTGGGGCAGGCCACCATGGACACCCTCGTCTCGATGGGCACGCTCGCCGCCTTCGGCTGGTCGCTGTACGCGCTGTTCCTCGGCACCGCCGGGGAACCGGGCATGACCCACGCCTTCACGTTCGCGATCGAGCGCGGCGGCGGTGCCGGAGACGTCTATCTGGAGGTCGCCGCCGGAGTCACGTCCTTCATCCTGCTCGGCCGCTACTTCGAGGCCCGCTCCAAGCGCCGCGCAGGCGATGCGCTGCGCGCCCTGCTCGAACTCGGCGCCAAGGACGTCGCCGTGATGCGCGACGGCGGCGAAGAGCGGATCCCCGTCGGCGAGCTGGCGGCGGGCGACCTGTTCGCCGTCCGCCCGGGCGAGAAGATCGCCGCCGACGGCCGCGTCGAGGACGGCACGTCGGCGGTCGACCGCAGCATGCTCACCGGCGAGTCCGTGCCCGAGGAGGTGGGGCCCGGCTCGGAGGTCGCCGGCGCCACCGTGAACGCCGGCGGGCGGCTGCTGGTGCGCGCCACCCGCGTGGGTTCCGACACCCAGCTCGCGCAGATGGCCCGGCTGGTCGAAGAGGCCCAGAGCGGCAAGGCCGAGGTCCAGCGCCTCGCCGACCGCGTCTCCGGCGTGTTCGTGCCCATCGTCATCGTGCTGGCCGCGGCCACGCTCGGGGTCTGGCTGGCCGCCGGGATCGGGGGCGTCGCCGCGGCGTTCACCGCGGCCGTGGCCGTGCTGATCATCGCCTGCCCGTGCGCACTCGGTCTGGCCACCCCGACCGCGCTTCTGGTGGGTACCGGCCGCGGGGCGCAGCTGGGCATCCTCATCAAGGGGCCCGAGGTCCTGGAGCAGACCCGCCGCGTCGACACCGTCGTGCTGGACAAGACCGGAACCGTCACCACCGGGCGCATGGCCCTGGCCGGGGTCACCGCCGCCGCGGGGGTGGACGCGGCCGAGGCGCTGCGGCTGGCCGGGGCGGTCGAGGACGCCTCCGAGCACCCGATCGGCCGCGCGGTCGCGGCGGGCGCGCTGCAGCGGGGCGGGGAGCTGCCGGGTGTCGAGGGTTTCGCCGCCATCGGCGGCAGCGGCGTCGAGGGCGAGGTCGAGGGCCGCCGAGTGCTGGTCGGGCGTCCCGCGCTGCTGGCCGAGCGGGGCATGGCGCTTCCCGAGGAGTTGGAGCGCGCGGCCGAGGAAGAACGCCGCGACGGGCGCACCGCGGTTGCTGTGGGCTGGGACGGCGCCGCACGCGCCGTGCTCGCCGTCGCCGACGCGCTCAAGCCCACCAGCGCCGAGGCCGTCTCCCGGCTGCGGTCGCTCGGTCTGCGCCCGGTCCTGCTGACCGGCGACACCTCCGGGGTCGCCGAGGCGGTGGCGGCCGAGGTCGGCATCGACGAGGTCGTCGCGGAGGTGCTGCCCGAGGACAAGGTCGCCGTGGTCCGGCGGCTGCAGGAAGAGGGCAGGAGCGTGGCCATGGTCGGCGACGGGGTGAACGACGCCGCCGCGCTGGCCCAGGCCGACCTGGGGCTGGCGATGGGCACCGGCACCGACGTCGCGATCGAGGCGGGCGACCTCACCCTGGTGCGCGGCGACCTGCGGGTGGCCGCCGACGCCATCCGGTTGTCCCGCCGCACTCTGGCCACCATCCGGGGCAATCTGTTCTGGGCGTTCGGCTACAACGTGCTCGCGTTGCCGCTGGCGGCGGCCGGGATGCTCGACCCGATGATCGCCGGTGCGGCGATGGCGCTGTCCAGCGTGTTCGTGGTGAGCAACAGCCTGCGGCTACGCGCGTTCCGCCCGCTGGCCGGCGCCGGCGGGACCGGCGGACGCGAGAGCGGCGCCGACGGTGCCGGACCGTCGCCCGCGCGGGAGCGCCGGGCCGGGCCGGCGCGCTGA
- a CDS encoding GNAT family N-acetyltransferase has protein sequence MTVVAIEPATPERWAELERLFGPTGAYGHCWCVYFRRRAKDFTASVSCAPGERGAGNREELRRVTLDGAVPGLIAYDGSDPCGWVSVAPREDFVRLARSRSVRPVDPDEPGVWSLVCFWLPPRRRRKGMGSQLLDGAIEHARANGGRILEAYPVDTAGGRAPSAEVYTGTVRMFRKAGFTCAPHPGSGRPIARLTLKDD, from the coding sequence ATGACCGTCGTGGCGATCGAACCCGCCACCCCGGAACGGTGGGCGGAACTGGAGCGGCTGTTCGGGCCGACCGGCGCCTACGGCCACTGTTGGTGCGTCTACTTCCGGCGCCGGGCCAAAGACTTCACTGCGAGCGTGTCGTGTGCGCCCGGCGAGCGCGGGGCCGGCAACCGCGAGGAGCTGCGCCGGGTGACGCTCGACGGTGCGGTTCCCGGGCTGATCGCCTACGACGGCTCCGATCCGTGCGGCTGGGTTTCGGTGGCGCCGCGGGAGGACTTCGTCCGGTTGGCGCGTTCGCGCTCGGTGCGGCCGGTCGACCCCGACGAGCCGGGGGTGTGGTCGCTGGTGTGCTTCTGGCTGCCGCCGCGCCGCCGGCGCAAGGGGATGGGGTCGCAGCTGCTGGACGGGGCGATCGAGCACGCCCGTGCCAACGGCGGGCGGATCCTGGAGGCGTACCCGGTCGACACCGCCGGCGGCCGTGCGCCCAGCGCCGAGGTCTACACCGGCACGGTGCGCATGTTCCGCAAAGCCGGTTTCACGTGCGCGCCCCATCCGGGCAGCGGACGTCCCATCGCCCGGTTGACGCTGAAGGACGACTGA
- a CDS encoding CPBP family intramembrane glutamic endopeptidase yields the protein MSSESTASMRSPSPSLPYRSTGRLAPWAPRFLTVFALTLMAITVALCLPVWTGALSSDVLNAATPLVMWLPALVLVAVHLGARNPVPVMRWAGLGIRPAGRTSAVFGLLLAVMVLVPALTIAVTASLGLVGFAPSEEAAATAPMVAPMIVVMMAATLGEEAAWRGYLQSTLAPLGFWRSTLVIGAYWSLWHLPVAAAYWTDGRMDGREVLVTSVNLLLSAVVLSAVRYLSGSVWPAVAGHAMLNTVLVFAYSHLITSTADLPDGAYWGYALLTWAVWGVAILVLTRMVARRAA from the coding sequence ATGAGCTCCGAGTCCACCGCGTCCATGCGGTCTCCCTCCCCCTCGCTTCCCTACCGCTCCACCGGCCGCCTGGCGCCGTGGGCACCGCGTTTTCTGACCGTGTTCGCTCTGACGCTGATGGCGATCACGGTCGCGCTGTGCCTGCCCGTCTGGACGGGCGCCCTGTCCTCGGACGTGTTGAATGCGGCCACTCCGCTGGTGATGTGGCTGCCCGCGCTCGTCCTCGTCGCCGTGCACCTGGGTGCCCGGAACCCCGTTCCCGTCATGCGCTGGGCGGGCCTGGGGATCCGGCCTGCGGGGCGCACGTCGGCCGTCTTCGGTCTGCTGCTGGCCGTGATGGTCCTGGTGCCGGCCCTCACGATCGCGGTGACCGCGTCACTGGGGCTGGTCGGCTTCGCTCCGTCCGAGGAAGCCGCTGCCACGGCGCCGATGGTGGCGCCGATGATCGTGGTGATGATGGCGGCGACGCTCGGCGAGGAGGCCGCCTGGCGCGGCTACCTGCAGTCCACGCTCGCGCCGCTCGGATTCTGGCGCTCCACGCTGGTGATCGGCGCGTACTGGTCCCTGTGGCACCTTCCCGTGGCCGCCGCCTACTGGACCGACGGGCGGATGGACGGCCGCGAGGTGCTGGTCACGAGTGTGAACCTGCTGCTGAGCGCGGTCGTACTGTCCGCCGTGCGGTACCTGTCCGGGTCGGTGTGGCCGGCCGTGGCCGGACACGCCATGCTCAACACCGTCCTCGTGTTCGCCTACTCCCATCTGATCACCTCGACCGCGGACCTGCCCGACGGCGCCTACTGGGGCTATGCCCTGCTCACGTGGGCCGTGTGGGGCGTGGCGATCCTGGTCCTGACGCGCATGGTCGCGCGCCGGGCCGCGTGA